One Lampris incognitus isolate fLamInc1 chromosome 14, fLamInc1.hap2, whole genome shotgun sequence DNA window includes the following coding sequences:
- the LOC130124396 gene encoding uncharacterized protein LOC130124396 encodes MEKSPKYKDDYKKFVDGFFKDGDAEETDATPKEGRSDPVNHTFILKGADVYLSVQENSVVKEDFEFFKENYTLLLKNVTEADSGVYQAEVTGSENRNIPAYNVTVQERVSPAVLKVTSVSSTPDSCNLTVTCGDGTLVINNTFRCTNQICYEEEAESSEVMTQTGSLHMYWSNGSITCNHSNQVSCSKDTAKIKPHCEGQNYRNSPYVLEIVVPVIVVGIVFAIILGYILYRKRTRVWVRETHPSHLTSQSESQNTRSTSDLFTTYSVVRRHTGPVSSAETSDNNNSRSIYAAIQKPKQMPNTTQT; translated from the exons atggagAAAAGTCCCAAGTACAAAGATGATTACAAGAAATTCGTCGACGGTTTCTTTAAAGATGGCGATGCAGAGGAAACAGATGCCACACCAAAAGAGGGCA GATCCGACCCTGTGAACCACACATTCATCCTTAAAGGAGCCGATGTATATCTGAGTGTCCAGGAGAATTCTGTTGTCAAAGAAGAT TTTGAGTTTTTCAAAGAAAATTACACTTTGCTGTTGAAGAATGTAACAGAGGCTGACAGTGGAGTTTACCAGGCAGAGGTGACTGGTTCTGAAAACAGAAACATTCCTGCATATAATGTCACAGTCCAAG AGCGAGTGTCCCCTGCTGTCCTGAAAGTGACCTCCGTCTCCTCCACGCCTGACTCCTGTAACCTGACTGTGACCTGTGGCGATGGCACCCTCGTCATCAACAACACCTTCAGATGTACCAATCAAATCTGCTATGAGGAGGAAGCAGAGAGTTCAGAGGTCATGACCCAGACTGGGTCCCTCCATATGTATTGGTCAAATGGGTCAATCACCTGTAACCATAGCAACCAGGTCAGCTGCAGCAAAGACACTGCGAAAATCAAGCCACATTGTGAAGGCCAAA ACTACAGAAATAGCCCATATGTCTTGGAAATTGTGGTACCTGTCATAGTTGTTGGCATCGTATTCGCCATCATCCTTGGTTACATCTTGTATCGCAAGCGAACAAGGGTATGGGTACGAG AAACTCATCCATCGCATCTTACTTCTCAG TCTGAAAGTCAGAATACAAGATCTACTTCAGATCTGTTCACGACCTACAGCGTGGTACGCCGTCATACTGGACCAGTGAGCTCTGCCGAGACCAGTGACAACAACAATTCTAGAAGCATATACGCTGCGATTCAGAAGCCTAAGCAGATGCCGAATACCACGCAGACCTAA